In Oreochromis niloticus isolate F11D_XX linkage group LG22, O_niloticus_UMD_NMBU, whole genome shotgun sequence, the sequence atgaaaaaaaatatgcatcaGCCGCATGTCAGTATAAGCcgcagtgttcacagtgtgggAAAAAAGTAGCGGCTTATTACCCGAAAACTACTGTAATTTTTCAGGCCtcgtactttgacgaactcTTCCTTGGGATTTCATCAAAATGACGTGATCTCTGGTGCATGGAACCTAAAGACCGTTGTGGTgctaaattgcgaagctttttatgTTTAGGGAAACGGgatggtcatggcggcacgtggagttaaTGTCCAATCTCTACCAAACGTCGCAGGTATGAGTCGAGAGTCAAGCTCAGAATGTTTAAAAAAGcgatttgtcagtaatggttagagcaccacctagtgggacgactatgaTCATCATTGATCATAGTCGTATTTATTTGGGGtggatttgtttcttttaaagcaACGAACATCTGGGACCGCTGGGGGAGAGCAAGCCCTCAGGTGATAGTTGCATTGCGACCTTTTTATTGTGATGTTTAAGGCCTATTGCAAaccctttgtgttttcttttaaaataataaactgtAACATATCTTGCTTATACTTACCCTCTTGTCCCGTTTATTCTGGGCTCGTTCCTGTAAGAGCTTTGGGGCTGAAAGTTTGCACAAGTAGTACAGAGGCCCTTATCGGTTACTCGGTGGCTTTCACTCACTACATTTACCTTATGTGACCAGTAAGATATTATTTTCCTCGCATTACTATCTTTCCTGTTTCACACAGAGCACATGGTGATATTGCCGGCAGGTCATTGTTATCGAAATACATTGACCattcctttttaaaataattaataaagtcTTGTTTTTCAAGTAATGATGTTTGAAATCTCCAGCTTCTAATTAGTGGTGTgactctttttgtgtgtgtcagagagacaGACGCAGGTTCATAACCACTGATTGTGATGATAGTCATTGGGCtttttttgcagccacaggacttgggcaccttgcagtcattaaGTTGACTAAGAACTcatctgtataccaaagtattctagagtcaattGTGAAGCCAATTGGCTGAAACTGgatcatgcaacaggacaataaaTGTAAGAACAGCAGCAAATCTCCAAcagaataaatgaaaaagaaaagactcaAAGTGTTACAATGACAcaatcaaagtccagacctcagccagataaaaaaatattgtaGTGGCACTTTAAGAAGGCTGTGCAAAAACaaatgcccacaaacctcaatgcACTGAAGCAACATTGTAAAGATGAGtaggccaaaattcctccacagcaatgCAAGAAACCGATAAAGTCATACTAAATAGATAAAGTGATTACtttaagttattgctgctaaatgtGGTTTTACAAATACTGAATCATGGGTTTGTATATGCAGCAGTGCAACACACACTATTCAACTATGCAACAAAAGCTATGAAATAAACAGGAATGCAATATTATGCCCCACGTATTAATTCATTCTCAGTCTTACAGGAGTTACTTAAATGTTACACATGCAAAGTCATGTGCAGTTATGTGCTGTATGTCCATGTCCTTTATGTTTTTCTAGGAAAATACATCACATacaacaaaaacagagtttgaatGATAAAAGAAgctttggtatgaccacctttattctttggCATATTAGGGAAGCTTTCTAGTCaattctttaagtagtcttcaggattAGCTCTCCAGGtctctttaacaacattaaaaacattttgtgtattgtttttctctctattgTCCATCACAGTTGTTGCAATATACCTTCCCCCTCTAATATTTGTGTAATTTAGTATAGCAGTCTTTTCTCCTTGCTTATATCTTAAGAATGACTTCTTTATAGCTTCCTTCCACTGAGAATATTTCTAATGAGGCTTTGGAGCCACTGAAAGGCCAGGGACACCTTCAGAAAGTCtgaagaactattgctcaagactgaaaaaagtctggctgtttggaagcaaaatatgaagaaatgaaggTCGACTTAAGACTTCTGCACAGCACCCTATTTTTGCAGGATAACAAGCGAACAAGGCAGAGTAGCTAATTCAAACAATCAAAAAAGTAAAGCGGTTAAAATAAGCGTTGAACACGTCACCACTTTTCTAAGTAAACATATTTCTAAAGGTGTTATTGATGtgaaattctcaccagatgTCAGTAACAACCCATCACATCCACACATGAAATGTTTCTTCATGCATTCAATACTTTctccctgtgtcatttctgaaTATTACACATATCTTAATTCATTgtgtgattcttttttttgttgcgcATGTGGACTGAGTGGGTTGTTACCAACATATGGTGGGCAGAAAAACgtctttagaaatatatttacttagaaAACCGGGGATGTGCTCTGTACTTATTTTACCTGCTGTGTCTCTGTAAAGTTATTGGAGACTACGTTGAAACCTGAGTTAAAGCAAGAATATGTGACTTCAAACTACAATTACAGGGTAATGGAGTTGGCTAAAATGTAACATAATAGCAGCACAAGCAGAAACGTGTCATAAAGTCAATAAACTGATTCAATAATGGCCAGGGGTATCATAACATCACTGTAGGCCTTCAGGCTATTAAAGcttcagaaggaaaaaaaagaccccAAATGATTCAAGGCTTGGGGCTCAAATGAGTTGCTAGTATTAAAGTAACTTCATGCAACATGTGTTTTGCCAAATTGAAACCCAGAGTGTGTTAAATTTAAGGATGTATGATATAAGGATGTTTTGCTTAAGAAGTTCACTTTTTATTAGTGAGATCAGGCTTGTGTTCTTGCTTCTTTCAAAAGTTTCTTCAGTGCAACTTCAAAAAGCCTCCTCTGGTAGATATTTTCAGTTTTGCATCTCTGTCAGCGTTGGTGACATACTTCCTGTCAGAACTTGCAGTGGTATTGCTCCTTTCCTGAAGACACTTTAGGAAACTTAGAAGATACTTCAGCTGCAAAGCATGAACTCTGCTGATAGAAACATTTTGATTTTCGAGGCAAACATTCTTGTTATCATAAGCCTTCCAAAGATTCTGCAATTGCTCAGTACTGGAACAAATAGTTCTCCCAGTTAATGTAagaatgcacaaaatgcaacttTAGTCtttcagagagaaaaaaagatttattttattttggagtTCAGTATAAGTTTGACTTCACTGTCatatatttgtgtttatatCTTCTTTAAAACAGCTGTCAAGGGACACTTCCTGTCACCGAACAGCAGCTCTCTCAGCTGGCCCCAAGGTGGCGCTCGGATCCTTATTTTCTGGAGACAAAGTACTCGTGGCACATCTCAGTGAGGCAGCAGACCATCCTGACAAACTCACCAAAGTCCACACTGTTGCTCTTGTCTCTGTCCAGATCATTGAAGATGCGGTCTATTGCTGCCTTGTCATTGGCTTTCTGTAGTGGAGAAAAGTGTTAGCTTGAATGTAGACACTAAGTGATcataaaataaagaactgcTCAGCCTACTTCTGCTCAAATagttgtgc encodes:
- the LOC100696821 gene encoding ictacalcin, with the protein product MSDIQKAMALLISTFDKYSGKEGDKNTLSKEELKDLLQNEFGEMLCKANDKAAIDRIFNDLDRDKSNSVDFGEFVRMVCCLTEMCHEYFVSRK